A window of the Clupea harengus chromosome 8, Ch_v2.0.2, whole genome shotgun sequence genome harbors these coding sequences:
- the LOC105911325 gene encoding proline-rich protein 7 encodes MEMSQGTYTFLVCFAGFWLVWGLMVILCCFCSSVQRRLKRERREQLREQCLRPLEMEPLGGHPSLQLALPLPPHREPPQFYSTHPLSPPFSLSPPRTAPLCPSRGLAVSHRGYHAPQVPVDSDPCGQPPCYEEAVLMEDPPPPYNEVLAEPPRAPPVLRATRDSSSSSSSGGGGGTLKAPPRPPRVPQEPDISKTNPESMGLLSLPGRGCSTLIRLPPAPRRWDSLGRLPALGLEHRGFPMEPRVSFIATMPREGRTHAHGGGGLGLQLLRELEEDCGLPTAYPLLGRSTAV; translated from the exons ATGGAGATGTCTCAGGGCACGTACACGTTCCTGGTGTGCTTCGCGGGCTTCTGGCTGGTCTGGGGCCTGATGGTGATCCTGTGCTGCTTCTGCAGCTCGGTGCAGCGGCGCCTGAAACGGGAGCGCCGGGAGCAGCTGCGGGAGCAGTGTCTGCGCCCGCTGGAGATGGAGCCGCTGGGGGGGCACCCCTCGCTGCAGCTCGCCCTGCCGCTGCCACCACACAGGGAACCCCCACAGTTCTACTCCACGCACCCGCTCTCACCCCCATTCTCATTGTCACCACCCAGAACTgcccccctctgcccctccaGGGGACTCGCCGTCTCCCACAGAGGATATCATGCCCCACAAG TTCCAGTGGACAGTGACCCCTGTGGGCAGCCTCCATGTTACGAGGAGGCCGTTCTGATGGAAGACCCCCCGCCTCCTTACAATGAAGTTCTGGCCGAACCCCCCCGCGCCCCTCCGGTCCTGCGAGCCACCcgggacagcagcagcagcagcagcagcggcggtggTGGGGGGACCCTGAAAGCGCCGCCGCGCCCCCCCAGAGTGCCGCAGGAGCCTGATATCAGCAAGACTAACCCCGAGTCCAtgggcctgctctctctcccggGTCGCGGCTGCTCCACGCTGATCCGGCTGCCCCCTGCCCCGCGGCGCTGGGACTCCCTGGGCCGACTGCCCGCCCTGGGGCTGGAGCACCGCGGCTTCCCCATGGAGCCCCGGGTGTCCTTCATCGCCACCATGCCTCGCGAGGgccggacacacgcacacggaggCGGGGGGCTTGGTCTGCAGCTGCtcagggagctggaggaggactgCGGCCTGCCCACCGCCTACCCCTTACTGGGCCGCAGTACGGCCGTCTGA